The genomic stretch caaagtctgtgagttcgtgagtccggacattgggattgggccgaTGAGAGAGACCGATAGCTGGACAGGAAGAGACTGAGCGCAGGAGAGCATGTGTTATTCCCTCAGGCCATGtgttggaggggtgggggaggtggggcaCGTGGCTAACCAGCTGCTAGAGGTAGAGCCAGGTGtgcatgaaggagagagagaggaagtgactgCTAGAACGCAAGTGGACATGCTCACTTTGGCTTCTGTTTTCCTGTGACCATGTGCCAGGGTGGCGAGGTGGGTGACCTTTCCAATCGGCTGGTGGAGGCCGAGAAGGCGCTGGCTCTGAAGCAGGAACTCATCGACAAACTCAAGGAGGAGGGGGAACAGCAGAGGAGCTCTCTGGAGACCATCCCAGTGCTCActgcacaggtaacacacacacacacacacacacacacacacacacacacacacacacacacacacacacacacacacacacgtatttgtGGTATTTGTGTAGGCTAGTACACAAGGAGAACATTGAATGAAACTCATTAGATGAATTCTCAAAGTGACATGTATATGCAGGTAGTATCTTAAGAGTTTGACAATAACCAGTGAGTAATAGCAAAACCAGTCCTCTGTTCACTGCcaccatctgcacacacatgcaaacccaTATCAAGGTCTGGTTACCGAGATGACTCATAAAGGAATTTGCCAATGGAACAAAATGGCACGTAGTTCCATGGAGTTAGAACCGAGCTACATCCGGACTCCTACAAGATACAGGAAATGACCCTCTCATGAATTGTGTCGCTCTATCAACTGTTTCTGCCAATATTGAAATGGACACTAGCCGTTACCACTAGACCTTCTCTCAGATTGAGAATTGATCGGAAATCCTCGGTTCACCCCATGGACTGTAATCAGTGATGAATTTAAACCAAACTCTTTAACTGAAACCGATTACTTTCTGAAGTACAGCAAACACATTAGATTTACATTTTAAAGGggaacaggttttttttttttttagcttactttaccttaactgaacagcttcaGAGTCTTTGGAATAGTTATATGTCTTTTTGCAGGTTAAATGGTGGTTGTTTCGCTTCCACCTAGCGTCTGTGAGCGGAAAAACTACCCTTGCAACTTTGGGCTGGCGGGCCAGCGGGCCcgtgcactgacaaacacaaagtctcacagcctcgcgatcatgctcgtGAAAAGACCGATtgagttgtaaaatatacatgctaaagctgtaggggaagctctgcaagagtaaaaacagaaaacagcgaagaaatcgcTAAGCCTGCATAGTTctctttaagaaaaaaaatgtaaaaaaaaacatggccatGGCTCTTAACACTGACACCATCAGCACAGACATTGGCAGTGGGTAAACGTCCTCCTTTGTCCGTAATCATACAACGCCTACCCCATACCAGATAAGCGGACTTGAATGGCTCTTGGGTTTTTTGGAAGTAGTCCCCAATAGGAGAATGCTATACAGCCCAGTGGAGCAAATACAAATGTGCCAACAGGTTCATCTGGGTCCCCCAGTGCTGCTTACACGCCTTAATTCCATCGGAAATCCAGAGATCATGTCTTTTGTCAGCATGAGTCACTCAATACACAAGCAGACAATATTGTGTTATATTACAGTAAATCAGCAGGATTTATTTAAGTAAGAAATCGGTACTGATtgaatcgcacacacacagacacacacacacacacacacacacacacacacaccgaagttCACCTATTGACTCTCCCATTGTCCATTTGTCCTGCAGGCGGAAATCTACAAAGCAGATTTCCTGGCGGAGCGGTCAGCTCGGGAGAAGCTGAACGCCGTCAAGGAGGAGATGCTGGAGCAGCTGAACCAGGCCAAGGCTGACATCGAGCGCCTCAAGCAGGAGGGCTCCTCCCGGTACGAcaccacgctcacacacacacacacacacggggtggggggggggctcctcCTGTTacgacagtacacacacacacacactcacacacagggtcTCCTCCTGGTACGACAGCACACACGCAGGCCTGGAAAGGTATGGAATCAATTACCGTACTCCAGACCTGGAACAGTTTTTGGATGGAAGTGTTTGGGAAAAGTCACAGTAATACATACGTTAAAGAGTCGACAATGAATGAATCAGAAAATGAAGCTGTATCAGACAGTATGAGCAACACTCTTTTAAATATATTAGATGGGTGAAATGGAGAGGATGAATGTCATTACTGCTCCTCTAGCATGTACCATCTCCCAACCACTAAACAGCTTTCCTGAGGTTTCACCGGAAGAGGTGCAGAACATCATTGGGAAGATGAAATCCTCCACCTGTCCCCTGGACCCTCTCCCAACCTCCCTGGTGAAAACCCATATCACTGTCCTAACCCCCCTGATCACTGCTGTGATAAATCATTCCCTCCAAACTGGTCACGTTCCCTCTGCCTTAAAAACTGCCATAATCAGTCCATTGCTCAAAAAACCCACTTTTGATCCAGAAATCCTATCCAACTACAGACCCATCGCCAATCTCCCCTTTATATGAAGGTACTTGAGAAAGCAGTTGCCACCCACCTTCAGGACCGCCTCAAACAAAATAACCTCTTCGAAAAATTCCAGTCTGGTTTCCGCTCCGCCCACAGCACAGAGACTGCCCTTGTCAGAGTCACCAACGACCTCCTCATGTCGTCCGACAATGgctgtccctccctcctcatcttcctgGACTTTTCTGCTGCATTTGACACTGTCGACCATGACATTCCTCTAAACCGGCTTCACTGTACCACTGGACTCAATGACACTGCTCTCAGTTGGTTCAACTCATATCTCACAAACCGGACAGAATACATCTCCCTGGGTCGCTACAaatcaagtacacacacagtcacctgcGGTGTCCCCCAGGGGTCAGTCCTTGGCCCCATCCTCTTCATTCTCTACCTCACTCTCCTTGGCCAAATCATCAGCCGTCACAACATCTCATTccactgctatgctgatgacacacagctctatgtCAAAGCCACAGCTGCAACCCCATCCTCGCAGTCATCCCCATCAAAACTCACCACCTGTCTGGAGGAGATTAAGGTATGGATGGAGCACAACTTTCTCCAACTCAACAGCTCCAAAACCGAAGCCATCCTGGTTGGCACTCCCCACCAGACCAAATCATCATCCATAACCAGCATCACCTTCTCTGGCTCCAACATCCCCCTTTCATCAACAGTCACAAATCTGGGTGTAAAAATGGACTCTCAACTCACATTTGAAGCACATATAAATCACCTCTGCAAGACCTCCTTCTACCACCTCCGTAACATATCCAAACTCcgccccatcctctctctctcagatgccgAAAGGCTGGTTCATGCCTTTGTCTCCTCCAGActggactactgtaacacacttcTCATTGGGATCCCTAGCAAGAGTCTGCAGAGACTCCAGTACATCCAAAACTCTGCAGCTAGGATCCTGATGAGAGTGCGGAAACACGAGCACATTACCCCCATTCTCCACTCACTCCACTGGCTTCCGGTCTCCACCAGGATTGAGTACAAGATTTCCCTCCTCACTCACCAATGCATTCAtggtcatgccccccccccctcccccacctcaaAGAAATAATCAaccaacaaaacacaacacgctCCCTCCGCTCCACTCACTCAAACCTCCTCCACATGTACCCAGAACCAGACTTAGGACCATGGGAGACAGGGCTTTCTGTGCTGCTGCCCCGCGTCTATGGAATACCCTCCCTGACACCTTGAGGGCACCATAATCCTTTGAGTGTTTTAAAAAAGGCCTAAAGACATTTATTTTTAGCAAAGCTTTTGGTCCCTTTTAgatcttatttttgtttttaacctgtgtgtgtgtgtgtgtgtgtgtgtgtgtgtgtgtgtgtgtgtgtgtgtgtgtgtgtgtgtgtgtgtgtgtgtgtgtgtgtgtgtgtgtgtgtgtgtgtgtgtgtgtgtgtgtgtgtgtgtgtgtgtgtgtgtgtgtgtgtgtgtgtgtgtgtgtgtgtgtgtgtgtgttccagagcgCGGTTGGAGGCCATGCAGCACAGGCACCAGCACCTCCCTGGTCCTCCAGGTAAGTTCCattccatcacctcctccaccacacagCACATCTATTCAACAGGTccaagacttttttttattcctaACACATCGTGTACACACTCGCTATTCAATGACCTCGTGACTGAGTGAAAGGAACTTTTCATCATGTATGATATTTACATGTGCAGGTATTCCTTTAGCGGATGCCTCTATCCACAGTGACATTAGCgtgaacatactgtagcgcTTGCTCTACAGTACCAGTTAGGCAGCATTATTAGGCAAGTTCTCCTCTAATACAGTACTGATacgtttcttctctctctctctctctctctctctctctctctctctctctctctctctctctctctctctctttctctatactGTTCTactgctctcctgctctcctgttCCCCTCTTCACCCCATTAGCATTCAATCCAGCCCAGCCTCCCCCATCCTTCCGTAGTGGTGCTGAGGAGCAGCCAGACTTCCGCTGCCCAAAGTGCCGGTACCAGGCCCCCGACATGGACACCTTGCAGATCCACGTCATGGACTGCATCCAGTGAaacccccttcctccccctgcAGAGAAGATTATGAGGGATGCAGTGGGCGGAAGGGTTGGTTGGTGGCAAGCTGATGAACTTTGAACTTAAAGCCAATTGCTTTTCtgattggaggagagaggggcaaaGGTGAAAAGAGACTGATCGTGACCTTTCACTTTTTGAACGCTGTTGCACACAATCTGCCGACTGAAGGCAAAGCACCAAGATACCGCTGGAACATTGACATGAGCACTGCTCATGAAATTTTCCATTGAAATCTAAAAATTACATGAAACTTTGTATGTGTGACAAtgctgtgtgtatattttatataaatatatatctaaGATTTACACACTTACATGAAAACATATAGATATGTAAATCTTATTGACAGAAAATGTAGGATACTGCCTATGTGACAGCatattgtaatgtaatgcacgtatggatgtgtgtctgcttctcggcatatgtctgtctgtggccaTGTTTTTTTCCGCTGTGGTTTTTTGTCCATCTGTCAAGATGTGCTCACTCTTTGAGGATAATATGCCAGTCTTCTATGTGAATATTGTCTATTATATTCATTATATTAAAAGATGAAAGAGGCTTTTACTTTGTATAGACTGTTGTTATGGCAAGAAGTTTAAAGTAATAAATATAACTGTAAATATTTTGAGGATTGTTTAATCACTGTCATTACCTCTCTTCTGAGGTAATGCATCATTTTGCAACATTAGAGTATGCGTGGATTAATCACTGTCAGATAGTGTTTGTTTTATATGTGTAATGGAGGTTATGAGGTAgtgaattatttttttgttgtatcCACACAATTCTACTGAAAGGGCATTGGGTCAATCAGGGCATCTTTGTCTAGTGCCCGGGCCATAGATGAATAGTACGTCCTGCACGCCTTCATTTGGTTTATGTAGTACTGGCGGTTATCACTAGATGTCGCACACACCTCTGTTTAAGTCTGTAAGCTGACGTGTCTTTCATTGAATCCAAGGTCCTGATAGGTTGACGTTCCTTTTCATAGCAACATCCGTGGAGAGCTGAGGTGGCATAGCGTTAGACTAGACACAAGCAGCAACATGAGACTCTTTGTAGCAGTTTTGGCTCTCTGTTTGAGCCTCTGTGCCGGTAAGTCTTCATTTATTCATCAAGAAGTCTGTCACATTTATCTATGAAACATTTGAACGTTCACAGGTTATGGTCGTTACGGTTGGTGATCCAAACTAGCCTTAGCAATTACATGTTAGCTTGCTAGTAACGTTAAACCACTGTTGAAGCAGCAATCAATCCCATGTTTGGCTGGCTGCCATAGATGAACATTTTCAAACATAATATGTAGACGTGTGAAATATAAAAGGTTTCCTTAGTTCTTGCTACTATAAGTTAGCTCGGTAGCTCGCCGGCAATAGCAGTTTGTCAAACCCGGTAACCCAGTAACGTTAGCATGCCTCGCTTTACGGAAAACTGGAGAAGATCATTGCGGgtgtagcagctagcagctagtctctaaataaatcaaatcagtTAGTAACATGTTAGTCAATATACGTTTAAAGAAACGTGCAAATTTGATTTGAGCAAACGATTTAATCACTAAACAGGTATCAATAGCCTACAACTACAGGTACTGCTTGAAGTTAAGTGGGGGTGTAGCCATCTGATTAAATGTGTTGTAGTTGTATCTGACTGTAACACATATGCAGGGTAACATTGTTACTACACAGCTATTGAAACTGATGCCGTCTGTTTTCTTCTGTTCCCCGCAGCTGAGACCTGCACAGACCCAACTTTTTCCCCCTCCACCTACACCACGACGGATGCGGTCATTTCCTCTGAGACGGTGTTCATTGTGGAACTCAGCTTGGCCTGTTCCAATGGGGTCCAGGTAATGCATGGTGTCATTCATTTATAGCACCTCTACTACAGTACAGCATGGAGAAATGCATAGCTCTGCTATCTAATCTTGATTTAATCAGTCGGCACTCATGATGTTTTTTGTTGTGTCCTTTAGAGCGTGGCCCTGTATGCAGATGTCAATGGAAAGCAGTTCCCTGTGACCCGTGGACAAGATGTCGGCAAATACCAGGTCTGACCTTCTTCACGCATTCTTTGTCTCCTCAAGCTTATTGTTTGCCTGGCATTTTGACATCACAGATTGAGGCTATGCTCAACCTCCTCCTTGGTGATTGATTTGCAGGTGTCCTGGAGTGTGTCCCACAAACAGGCCAGCTCAGGCACTTATGAGGTGAAATTCTTTGACGAGGAGTCCTACAGTGCCTTGCGCAAGGTACGGTGCATGCGATTAATGTACAGTTTTGTGGACTTGGTTGCTAGAATCTTCCATGAACAGATTGCCGTTTAGTCACTCAAGTTGATTTGTATTGCGTGTGTTTGCTCGTTTTAGGCTCAGAGGAACAATGAAGATGTTGCTGCCATCAAGCCTCTGTTCTCTGTCAACGTGGACCACAGAGTGAGTATGCTCTTATGCTTTGTACTGTGCTTTAGAAAGACCTTGATACACATCTCTGTTTTTAGTTATTCATAATGACGGGTTCTTCTGTATTAATAGAGTATATAATAGAGAGTAAAAGTAATCATGATTGATTCTGCCAACTGTGTCTTCATAGTTGTAATCAATTACACTTAACTGCTTGAAACTTGACTCATTTCTTATTTTAAGCCTATATATTTCACACAAGACTTAAACATCGCAGGCAAAAAAACAACTTTCTCTGTGATGGTGTTCAGTTGCTATTACTATTTGTGTTACAACATTCTTCCGTTTATTTATCCGTCGTCCCCGCCCCATCCTTCCTTACCCTATCCCACCTCCAGGGAGCATGGAACGGCCCCTGGGTGTCCACTGAGGTCCTGGCAGCCGTTATTGGCGTTGTGGTCTACTATCTGGCCTACAGCACCAAGAGCTCCATCCAGGCCTAAAACCACTCACctcacaacagcagcagaactGTGCTCAACCCATGTTCTTCCTTCCTTCATCCTGTCTGCTGAGCATTGAAATGCTTCAGCATATCTGCTGAGACTGAACGAGCACACTGTGGTTCAGTGGTGGGGCCCTTCTGTAAcggcatgtgtgcacacatttgcAGAAGACAGTTATTCCATCTGGACATGGAGGCTgagctggtacacacacacacacacacacacacacacacacacacacacacacacacacacacacacacacacacacacacacacacacacacacacacacacacacacacacacacacacaaatgaacacacaatgATATTTGTGCAAGTATTtgtacaaataaaaaatgaaaatggctaATTCTTCCTTAAGGAAGTATGAATGGTTATTAGTAGGTTTTTAAAACATCAGTCACATCATGTCATCCAGTTTGATAGAAAATGGTAACTGCACTGACATAAAGGAGATAACATTCTGGATATGGGATGTTGTCATTAAATTTCACTGAATACGTGAattgaataaatacatttatatacacTTGTTTCAGTTATTTATTATAAGTTCTCAAGAGTATGTGGAAAACAATGTAGCCTTCTCATTTACAGTGGATGTCAATGGATCACAGCCAATTGAAATAGATTGATTGAGACAAAGCCACCAAACAAGAAGTGCACAATGCTTTCATGTAAGAAAACTAAACCCTCTTTTGGGATTTCAATTAGAATTGCAGTATGCATTGCTTTAAAACAGTTCTGTAAGTGGTAACCTGAAGATGAACACATCCATGGTACAATTAGGTTTGTACGACTTTATGCAGCGCTGTGCAGGTCTGATCTGGCTGAACCTGATGCATgctggatgcacacacacatttgtgtttgaCCACAAGGGGGTGCTGTAATTCCTAAAAATCATAGGCGCATGATAAAGTTTTCACCAGTCACAAATTCTCAGATTTagaacagattttttttaaacagtgggtgcctctcaacatctctcctcgatgcttggatgctggatagactatcccattgttgtcgCCCCAtgattctttatgtagatcaatgaggacgaggatcgaggaagaaagggaggatgtataaaacatGAATGAGTGGCACCCAAAATATCACAAAAAaacgccaaacaggaagtgaccttATCAAGGCCATAACCAAAGCATGAAGTAAACATTAGGGGGAGGGACAAATGTGCGTGGTGGGTGAAATCAGTTTCTGTCATTCTATTATACAAATTCACAAATATGAGttatatgtgtttatgttttcttttaaacAATAATGTCTAATAATACTGATTTTCTCATTTTATCTTATGCTATTGAGGGTTGAACTAATTACAACCATAACTATAATCATATGAAGATAAGTAATCTGTGCAGTGGTATAGAACATATGTCCAGATATTGTGGTCAaagaagcaaatattcaaaaacGTGGTTGTGCAACATTTGCATCTGGGTATGGCTTTGAGTAGTTAACAATAGTTTATAGTAGCTACCAGCTAGTACTTTAAGCACAAACCAACTTTAAGCACATACCATCTGTACATCTCAGATGGTATGTTGCAACTTTCACATGTAAGTAATACCCAAGAGCAGATGAttgttcaagtcaagtcagtgtTTACCTGGCAATTCTCTGTAATCAAGATTCTCCACTTAACTGAGATCATCTCACCTCtgcactccctttctctgtcagaTATTTAACCATTTGGGGGGCATGTCCTCCTCAAAGTATTATGATTACAGCCTGTGCATATCACACATGAAACTTGTAGTGTTCACAGCCTTTGCCATTGAATATCATGGCAACCCTGACCCGCTTGGCTCATCTACTGATTGCAGATATAGCTGATATGGGGGGAAAAAGCATTAATTGAATTGCCCTCGTTATTGTAATtattaattgtaggctatatgggaaaaaaaatgtaacTCGAATATAGCCTACCACTATGCTTCTTTCTGTTAGAAGGAAATCTGTGATTAACATCTGTAGAGAAGTCGTGGTTTACTCTAAGCTGGTAAAGCAAAATCAAACTAGTTAAGTCTCTTGGCAGCTAAATGAAGGACGTAAACGAATCTACTGACTGTACAGTCAAAGATCCttctaaccctctctggtaccGTCATTGGTTGAGCCCGACTGAACCAGAGAATCTATGATTGAACCACGACCACGGTCATGGTCAGGCCCGTGCACTTGAGAATGGCTGGGGTGTAATAATGATCAAATGTTGCCATCAATGTCTGTTTTGTATATTCACGACTCAAACAATTTATAGCGATTGGATTCTTTGACATGAGGTCAAGATACGTCCAGATATAGCCACACTTTCTCCTAAACTGGACAGACCAGAGCTGGGACAgttatgtgtctgtatgcgtcACCCCTGTAAGCGTAATGGTACATTCTCTCACAGTTACGCGCCCGTCCCAGGCTGAGGAAGCACCAAATCACTAGCCAGTTAGCCTTTAAACAATTGACTCATTCTTGTATTTCGTGGTACTCGATCGCAGTACGCTAGAGCATTGAATGAACACATTTACACAGTAACGCTAACAAAATGTCTGGCTCTGCACCTCCAACCCCGCCGGACGAAGGCTCTGACACGTGCAGGTTGGCTGCCTTTCTTCCTCCCGGCTATCAAGCCTTCAAACCGGAGGACCATGGCCTAGACCGAAGCTTTCGGCTAACGGCCTTCTCCGATCTGAAAGGATGAGGCTGTAAAGTCCCTCAGGAGGCTCTGCTCAAACTCCTGGAGGGACTTGAGCCCGATCGTCCGGGTGTAGCGACTGGAGAGGATGGCGGCCCGGCGGCAGGTGCCGGCGATGAGACGTCGGAATTCGGTCAGCTCTCTGCTGCTCATGGACCCAGATTAGGTAACGCAACCACGTCGACAGCAACCATAATGTTCTCACATTTGCTTTAGCAAATCATGTCGTTGaagtttgttttgctgtgtgaTGAATGACTTGCTATGTTATTCAGCAACAGCTCTGTGGCTAAATACATTACAAAATGCAACTTCTTTATTTGTTAACTTCAGTAAAGGAAAGCATTGACAGATGGGGGCCGTGTTTCACGATAGCAAGCGCATATGCTAgatagctagcagctagctaacaaATTAATGCACATTCATGCAGGAACAGTCATTTATGTCTGAATCACACAACGCCCTTTCTCAAATAACACTTTGACCTCTGAAATCTAGTCCACTCAGGATCTAGTTAATACTGGACTAATCCAATGTGATAAGGCACCGATTCACTGTTCAATTTGGTGGTAGCTACGCTCAGGGGGAGAGGTGTGCCTTTAGCAGGTAATGTCCAGTGGTGCAAACTTAAGGCAGTTGCCAGCTTTGTGGATCACAATGTAACACACCGAcatcacactctcctctcctccatagcTCCAAGTACTTCCTAAAAATAGCTGTTTCTGTGACAGGCTTGTTTGTCTTGATTATGTACGTATTTTTTCAACACTATGCTCGAGATTGAGAGCCTCGTGTGTTCGGTTGCAGGTATTGGCTTGGACTCCTGTGTCATTCCACTGAGGCATGGGGGTCTCTCCCTGGTCCAGACCACAGACTTCTTTTACCCCCTAGTGGAGGATCCATACATGATGGTCAGTGCTATTTGTTCACTCTGTCCATTCCTACCATAGAGGCTCCTTGTCCGTCCACAAATTATAATAGACATTTAATTGTATCCTTGGCGGAAACTGGACGTGTACGGTAGACGTGCACTACAACAGTGTAAAGCAACACAGCAGACCGACCACACCAGCTTAATGCTCATGCACAAGCACCCACACATAGCACCGCACATTTCCTTCTTGTACATGCAGTTGGTGATTCTGGTATGCTACAGATAATCTTAGGACTCCTTGTAGTCAGATGACCTTCTTGTTTTTCCTCCTCACCCGTCCCCCCGCTGTTTATTTCCACTGAATTGCACCATATTGCACAACAAAAACTcatctcctgacacacacacacacacacacacacacacacacacacacacacacacacacacacacacacacacacacacacacacagtgggaaaAAACATTATCCCAACCAGGCCCAAACCAGATACTTGTTCATGTCTACCCAGAGCTTTTttaatctcctcttctcttattACTGTTGGTTATTGGCACCTAATGTCTTGGGTTACGTTTACGGTTCTGCTTAGTTGTTAGTGCTCTGTTGTATGTCTGCTCATTATACATTCAAGATGTGTGCATAGAGTAAATTAAGTAGAAAAAAGTAAGAACAAGTATGTTATGGTATATTTTCTTGCTGTTATACTTTTAATGTCTGTCCTGATTATTCTACTATCTACTGAATTCCTCTGCAGTAAtatcctttgtttgtttgttttatttatttatttgattgtaAAAGCCATGATTAATTGTTTACCCTAACGTGTCCTATTGCACAGTGGCTTGAATGTTGCTCCTCACTTCCaaatcactttggataaaagcactgactaaatgaatacatgtaagcGTATATAATGTATGAGGAGTAATACACTACTCAATCACACATCAGCCTTTTGAAAATGAGTAATCCAAATGTTTAAATGAGTGTTGGGCTTTGTGTCTCCTCCAGGGTCGTATAGCATGTGCCAATGTGCTAAGTGACCTCTATGCCATGGGGATCACAGAGTGTGACAACATGCTGATGTTACTCAGTCTCAGTCAGAAGATGAATGAGAAGGTGAACTTTGAACCCTCACCCCCTGTTGTCTGTTCGGTCCTCATCTGGCCTCCCCTTTTCCTCCCGTCATGTGACCTTGTTGGCCAAAGGCCTTGTTAGGATATGTCTGAACCTCAGTTCATTCACTATAGTGCACTGTAAAGTTGAATAACCACAGTATAGTTGTATTATAGTATACAAATGCTCTCATAA from Sardina pilchardus chromosome 7, fSarPil1.1, whole genome shotgun sequence encodes the following:
- the ssr4 gene encoding translocon-associated protein subunit delta encodes the protein MRLFVAVLALCLSLCAAETCTDPTFSPSTYTTTDAVISSETVFIVELSLACSNGVQSVALYADVNGKQFPVTRGQDVGKYQVSWSVSHKQASSGTYEVKFFDEESYSALRKAQRNNEDVAAIKPLFSVNVDHRGAWNGPWVSTEVLAAVIGVVVYYLAYSTKSSIQA